One stretch of Brettanomyces nanus chromosome 4, complete sequence DNA includes these proteins:
- a CDS encoding uncharacterized protein (BUSCO:EOG09342VUH) — protein MAYGRRRRQNQAQGSEDVQGPSSALSAFLREQGINADSVRLRYEDNVRREQEMIERQQQLEQEQQEQEQQGQEEQGQSGNILNDNLTDIGEASGLDSDEEVYEGDDKNDTEVALIKERARAKRRRVDGNDAAGFNADHGVGKNYCIECDKEFAISVYSKKMEKYGRVGYLCPSCTKIAIRRERLAKRNEIEARKKRKKIAAALLDKQAFRLPSLQDFCIKIITENINDVDLLGDIGVNNRKKISRILAKKRSLDSKTMRLFLEPSLRELEFWDCSKIDKAALGQIPAICPKLESLTLNMCGHLHKDNMLYYGEKLTNLRYLDLNGPFLINDQIWQDFFDSKVGKNLTAFHLRNTHRFTSDSLVTLLDNIGDQLEELTLSRLDGLDSKGVYDLLPHYLHSIKYLEISYPHKEELIDDDMIVNLMANNGEHLETLILEGCSYLTDQFLVSGLKPFCPNLTKLSLKLLDQITDNGVTQLFTDWNINGGLMDLDLTRCISLTDNSIYKALEHCSQTLVQLKLNSVKGLTKKVFLRLSRNIRFPLLTSMDLGFVRSVDDSVLAILSRIAPKLSILEIYGNSRCSDKAIVRGDLRIIGRETDSI, from the coding sequence ATGGCGTACggtagaagaagacgacAAAATCAGGCACAGGGTAGTGAAGATGTTCAGGGTCCTAGTAGTGCACTTAGTGCCTTTCTTAGAGAGCAAGGTATTAATGCTGATAGTGTTAGATTGAGATATGAGGATAATGTTCGTAGAGAGCAAGAAATGATCGAGAGGCAGCAGCAATTGGAGCAGGAGCAACAAGAGCAGGAGCAACAAGGGCAGGAAGAGCAAGGACAGTCTGGAAATATTCTTAACGACAATCTTACTGATATCGGCGAAGCCAGCGGATTAGATTCGGATGAAGAGGTTTATGAGGGCGATGACAAAAATGATACTGAAGTTGCTTTGATAAAGGAAAGAGCCCGAGCCAAGcgaagaagagttgatgGAAATGATGCTGCTGGTTTCAATGCAGATCATGGCGTAGGGAAAAACTACTGTATTGAGTGTGATAAGGAGTTTGCGATCTCGGTATATTCgaagaaaatggagaagtaCGGCCGTGTTGGCTATCTTTGTCCGTCATGTACAAAGATTGCAATTCGAAGAGAGAGATTGGCCAAGAGAAATGAGATTGAAGCTcggaagaaaagaaagaaaatagcTGCGGCGTTGCTTGATAAGCAAGCTTTTAGACTTCCATCGCTGCAGGATTTTTGCATTAAGATCATTACCGAGAACATCAATGAtgttgatcttcttggtgACATTGGTGTTAAtaatagaaagaaaattagTCGGATCTTGGCAAAGAAGCGGTCACTCGATAGTAAAACAATGCGATTGTTTCTTGAACCATCTCTGAGGGAACTTGAGTTTTGGGATTGCTCAAAGATTGATAAGGCTGCTCTTGGTCAGATTCCGGCAATTTGTCCCAAATTAGAATCGCTCACTTTGAACATGTGTGGTCATCTTCACAAGGATAATATGCTTTACTATGGAGAAAAGCTTACCAACTTACGGTATCTCGATTTGAACGGACCCTTCCTTATTAACGATCAAATTTGGCAGGATTTTTTCGATAGTAAAGTGGGTAAGAATTTGACAGCTTTCCATCTAAGAAACACTCATCGGTTCACATCCGACTCATTGGTTACGTTATTGGACAATATTGGGGACCAGTTAGAGGAGTTGACGTTGAGCAGGCTTGATGGATTGGATTCTAAAGGCGTATACGATCTGTTACCTCATTATCTGCATAGCATCAAATACTTGGAGATATCGTATCCACATAAAGAGGAacttattgatgatgatatgatTGTGAATTTGATGGCCAATAATGGTGAGCATTTGGAGACGCTCATCCTTGAGGGTTGTTCATACTTGACTGATCAATTCTTAGTGTCTGGACTGAAGCCCTTTTGCCCAAATTTAACGAAGCTTTCCCTAAAACTTTTGGATCAAATTACAGATAATGGAGTAACGCAGTTATTTACTGATTGGAATATCAATGGAGGATTGATGGATCTTGATCTTACCAGATGCATTTCTCTCACTGACAACTCTATTTATAAGGCTCTTGAACACTGCTCTCAAACTCTTGTACAACTCAAGTTGAATTCAGTGAAGGGTTTGACAAAAAAAGTATTTCTTCGACTCTCAAGGAATATCCGATTTCCTCTATTGACGTCGATGGATTTAGGATTTGTCAGAAGTGTTGACGATTCTGTCTTGGCCATATTGTCCCGTATCGCGCCTAAGCTATCTATATTGGAAATATATGGAAACAGCAGGTGCTCTGATAAGGCGATAGTTAGAGGGGATCTTAGAATTATAGGTCGCGAGACTGACAGTATATAA
- a CDS encoding uncharacterized protein (EggNog:ENOG41), translated as MSSGGIIGGNLDGEESNNDIDDSIKISPELVTTVEISNTSSRMTVNDDIDGDHNEHRKIRQHRKFKYKSADDDDENLCPVCGKDIKALQDIDRVDHVNECLESQEFSGSPDQVRKRNRMLVYTIPKDADVLKLKLNEDSECVICFEEFKPGNKIGRLECLCCFHYECIKDWINHKGRCECPVHMIHYDI; from the exons ATGTC aagtggaggCATAATAGGAGGAAATCTTGATGGTGAGGAGTCAAAtaatgatattgatgacTCGATTAAGATATCACCAGAGCTGGTTACTACCGTGGAGATATCCAATACATCGAGTCGTATGACGGTAAACGATGATATAGATGGAGATCACAATGAACACAGGAAAATACGGCAGCACAGAAAGTTTAAATATAAAAGtgctgatgatgacgatgagaATCTATGTCCTGTGTGTGGAAAGGATATAAAGGCATTACAAGATATAGACAGAGTGGATCATGTTAATGAATGTCTTGAAAGTCAGGAGTTTTCCGGGTCCCCAGACCAAGTAAGGAAGCGAAATAGGATGCTGGTGTATACGATTCCCAAAGATGCAGACGTTCTCAAGCTTAAATTGAATGAGGATTCAGAGTGTGTCATTTGTTTTGAGGAGTTTAAACCAGGCAATAAGATAGGGAGACTGGAATGTCTATGCTGCTTTCACTACGAGTGCATTAAAGATTGGATCAATCATAAGGGACGATGTGAATGTCCAGTTCATATGATTCATTACGATATCTAA
- a CDS encoding uncharacterized protein (EggNog:ENOG41) produces the protein MSIDCGDILPEFVGDITLTDKDKKSIDLLELLDKYHRKYEDICNNIKRTILSIKRADYVSGNINMKFGKDFWDLRPSLASKTISFDEGFKLNNLTPKRLSQKERIEKTSGSHNIAKQDRSDFQGSITNVTNRKRKPTIQDEIHDENKATELFVRDPLKMFSGGFVSSEIREAKKSMDLALREIVELCTERQILLRIVKQLEDRIIA, from the coding sequence ATGTCCATAGATTGCGGTGACATTCTTCCAGAATTCGTTGGGGATATTACACTCACAGATAAAGACAAGAAGTCCATTGACTTGCTTGAACTATTGGATAAGTACCATAGAAAATATGAAGACATATGCAATAACATCAAGAGAACGATTCTCTCGATTAAAAGAGCTGATTATGTGAGTGGTAACATCAATAtgaaatttggaaaagattTTTGGGATCTTCGTCCAAGCCTTGCTAGTAAGACAATCAGTTTTGATGAAGGCTTCAAATTGAATAATTTGACACCTAAGAGATTATCTCAGAAGGAGAGAATTGAGAAAACCAGCGGGTCTCATAATATTGCAAAACAAGATAGATCTGACTTTCAAGGATCAATAACGAACGTTACCAATAGAAAGCGAAAGCCTACCATACAAGATGAAATACATGATGAGAACAAAGCTACTGAGTTGTTTGTTAGAGACCCTTTGAAAATGTTCTCTGGAGGGTTTGTGTCATCTGAAATACGTGAGGCCAAGAAATCGATGGATCTAGCTCTCAGAGAGATAGTGGAATTATGTACTGAGAGGCAGATATTGCTTCGGATTGTGAAACAGCTAGAGGATAGAATCATTGCTTAG